Proteins encoded together in one Pontiella desulfatans window:
- a CDS encoding arylsulfatase, whose protein sequence is MKNRLLVIGAAMFVASLASADSRPNVLVIMADDLGYSDLGCYGGEIQTPNLDALAANGLRFSQAYNASRCCPTRASLLTGKYPHEVGLVKNGRSLSKEVPTMAEILKANGYRTAMAGKWHLTQASVLDGKGFNNPEHIKVLNNQTRVEWFGDKETYPAARGFEKHYGVIWGIVNFFHPFALVDGFKPVYDLPDDYYITDALNQKTVEYIEEFSKGDAPFFIYLAHPAPHWPLHARQEDRAKYAGMYDDGYEALRQTRYERQVKMKLFDPAINPLPPLDMRNKSGWDGLTAEKKKLLAAKFETHAAMVDRIDQGLGAVVKALEKTGKMENTIIVFLSDNGASPETPTNAGYDRPGETPDGRTIRYTGKIPPKEMGNDDTWTGMGAEWANAANTPLRFWKKESYNGGSQTPFIVHWPKGLKTKPGTITDQFCHVMDVQATVLDAAGIEYPKTFNGKKLSPARGKSLLPVFQGVEREGYRQIFFEHEGGAAVRQGDWKLVRQKNKPWALYDFSRDRTETTDVAGQHPERVGQLSAAWDRWWDEVVVPGQ, encoded by the coding sequence ATGAAGAACAGATTGCTTGTGATTGGTGCAGCGATGTTTGTTGCGAGTTTGGCCAGTGCTGACAGCCGGCCGAATGTGTTGGTGATTATGGCGGATGATCTGGGGTATTCGGATCTGGGGTGTTACGGCGGCGAGATCCAGACGCCAAACCTCGATGCACTTGCGGCCAACGGACTGCGCTTCAGTCAGGCCTACAACGCGTCGCGCTGCTGCCCGACTCGTGCATCATTGTTGACGGGCAAATATCCACACGAAGTCGGCCTGGTTAAAAACGGACGCTCCCTTTCGAAAGAGGTTCCGACCATGGCCGAAATTTTAAAGGCCAACGGCTACCGGACGGCGATGGCGGGCAAGTGGCACCTCACGCAGGCTTCGGTGCTGGATGGAAAAGGTTTCAATAATCCGGAGCATATCAAGGTGCTCAACAACCAGACGCGTGTCGAATGGTTCGGCGACAAGGAAACCTACCCGGCTGCGCGCGGTTTTGAGAAGCACTATGGCGTCATCTGGGGCATCGTAAACTTTTTCCACCCCTTCGCTTTGGTGGATGGCTTCAAGCCGGTCTACGATCTGCCGGACGATTATTACATCACCGATGCGCTCAACCAGAAGACGGTGGAATACATCGAGGAGTTTTCGAAGGGCGATGCGCCGTTCTTCATCTATCTGGCGCATCCCGCGCCGCACTGGCCGCTGCACGCGCGGCAGGAAGACCGCGCGAAATATGCGGGCATGTATGATGACGGCTACGAAGCGCTGCGCCAGACGCGCTATGAACGGCAGGTGAAGATGAAGCTGTTCGATCCCGCCATCAATCCGTTGCCGCCGCTGGATATGCGCAACAAGTCGGGATGGGACGGACTTACGGCGGAAAAGAAAAAACTGCTGGCCGCCAAATTCGAGACGCATGCGGCGATGGTCGACCGCATCGATCAGGGGCTCGGCGCTGTGGTCAAGGCGTTGGAAAAAACCGGTAAAATGGAGAATACGATCATTGTTTTCCTGTCCGACAACGGGGCGTCGCCGGAAACACCGACCAATGCGGGTTATGACCGTCCCGGAGAAACGCCCGATGGGCGCACCATCCGCTATACCGGAAAAATTCCGCCAAAGGAGATGGGCAACGACGATACCTGGACGGGTATGGGCGCAGAGTGGGCGAATGCCGCCAACACGCCGCTGCGCTTCTGGAAAAAGGAATCCTATAACGGAGGAAGCCAGACCCCCTTCATCGTCCATTGGCCGAAGGGATTGAAAACAAAGCCCGGAACCATCACTGACCAGTTCTGCCACGTGATGGATGTGCAGGCCACGGTGCTGGATGCCGCAGGAATCGAATATCCAAAAACCTTCAACGGCAAAAAGCTCTCGCCGGCGCGCGGAAAAAGCCTGCTGCCGGTTTTCCAGGGAGTGGAGCGCGAGGGATACCGGCAAATCTTTTTTGAGCACGAGGGCGGCGCCGCGGTTCGACAGGGGGACTGGAAGCTGGTGCGCCAAAAAAACAAGCCATGGGCGCTATATGATTTTTCCCGGGATCGGACGGAGACCACCGATGTTGCCGGTCAGCATCCGGAACGCGTCGGGCAGTTGTCCGCCGCATGGGATCGGTGGTGGGACGAGGTTGTGGTTCCGGGTCAGTAA